DNA sequence from the bacterium genome:
GACCGTCGCGGTGATGGTGGGCGTGACCGAGCGGGTGACGGTGAACGTGCGGGTCGCGGTCGGCGTGCGGGTGACCGTCGCGGTGCGGGTGTTGGTGGGGGTCGGCGAATGGCTCGGGGTGGCGGTGATGCTCGGGGTCAGCGTGATGGTGCGGGTCGGCGTGATGGTGCGGGTCGGGGTCTCGGTGCTGGTGCTGGTGATCGTCGGCGTCGCCGTCGGCGCGGTCGAGGTCACGGTCGGCGTCTGGCTCGGCGTCAGGGTGATGCTCGGCGTGCGGGTCACCGTGCGCGTGCTGGTCGGCGACAGCATGCCGACGACGCGGACGACGCCGTTGTTGCTCGAGGTGAGCAGGGCGTTGCCGGTGGCGCCGAAGGCGATGGCGAGCTCGTTGAGCAGCCCCAGGTTCACCTCGGTCGGGGCGTCCGCGGCGATGATGACGTGGCAGGAGTACACCAGGGTCGCCGGCAGCGGGTCGGCGCCGAACTGGCGGAAGACCGTCGCCCGCACGGTGCCGCAGGCGTCGTCCTGACAGACGAAGGTCGGCGGCACCAGGGCGGAGAGGCCGGGGTTGACGGCGCAGTCGGGCGCGCCGCCGCCGAGGCGCGCCACCGGCAGCAGGGGGTCGAAGACGATGTCGTTGCGGATGCCGACGACGACCTGGTCGCCGGGGTCGAGCGAGACGCCGATGCTCACCTGGGAGCCGGGAACGCCGAGCGCGTTGCCGACGGTGATCAGGGGCTTGGTGTTCATCGCCGAGGAGTCGGTCGGGGTCGGCGAGGCGAACGCCGGCGAGGTGCGGGTCGGCGTGGCGGTGCGCGTCGGCGTCAGCGTCAGCGTGACCGTCTCGGTCGCGGTCGGCGTCGGCGTATCGGTCGGCCGGGTCGGCGTCGCGGTGCGGGTGTCGGTGGGCGTCGCGGTGATGCCCATGGTGGGCGTGATGGTCGGCGGCACGGTGTCGGTCGGCGTCGCGGTGACCGACGGCGTGCGGGTCGCGCTCGCCGTCGGCGACGGCGGCACCTCGCTCACCACCTCGACCACGCCGGCGGCGCCGTCGGACGGCAGCGTCTGATTGACGTTGTCGCGCACCTCGACCGCCACGGTGGACAGCGGATAGCTGCCGAGCGGCGCGGCGGCGTCGACGGCCGCGACGCAACTGTAGAGCAGGCCGCCGGGCAGCGGCGGGCCGCTGCTGCGAAACACGATCACCCGCGTCTTGCGGCAGCCGCCGGCGACGACCTCGAGGCAGTTGCGCGAGATGGCGGTGTTGGCGGCGAGGTCCGGATTGAGGCTGCACTCCGGCTCGCCGTTCGGCAGCCGTTTGAACAGCACCGACGACTGCAGCTCGGCGACGATGTCGTTGCGCGCGTAGTAGACGGTCTGCGCGCCGGGATCGAGCGCGACCGGCACGTCGACCTCGCTGCCCGGCTGCGCCGAGGCCTTGCCGACGGCGACGATCGCCGGCACCACCGGCGTCCGCGTGCGGGTGGCGGTCGCCGACGGCGACTGCGCGAGGGCCGCCGCGGCCAGCCACGGCGCCGCGACGATGAAGCCGATGGTCAGGCGCAATCGATCACCCGAGATGGCGGCGCAGGAACTCGCCGATGCGCGCCTGCGCAGCGCGCGCCTCGGGCAGCAGGCCGAAGGCGTGCCACACGTGGATCATGTCGTCCCACACCTCGAGCGTCGCGTCGACGCCGGCCGCGCTGGCGCGGGCGGCGAAGCGGCGCGCGTCGTCGAGCAGGGTCTCGGCGCCGCCGACGTGCAGCAGCAGCGGCGGCAGGTGGCGCAGGTCGGCGAACAGCGGCGAGGCGAGCGGCGTCCGCGGATCGGCGCCGGCCAGGTAGGCGTCGGCCATGCGCTGCAGGCCGTCGCGCTGCACCATCGGATCGAGCGCCGCGCGGCTGGTCATCGACTCGCCGGACTGGCTGAGGTCCAGCCACGGCGACAGCAGCGCCGCCGCCGCCGGCAGCGGCACGTCGCGGTCGCGCAGGGCGAGCAGCGTTGCGGCGGCGAGGCCGCCGCCGGCGGAATCGCCGGCGATGGCGAGCCGTCGCCGGTCGAAGCCGGCGTCGAGCAGAAAGCGGTAGGCCGCCACCGCGTCCTCCACCGCCGCCGGGAACGGGTGCTCGGGCGCCAGGCGATAGTCGAGCAGCAGCGCGCGCACGCCGGCGGCGCGCGACAGGTCGGCGGCGAGCAGGCGGTGGCTGTTGATCGAGCCGATGCAGTAGCCGCCGCCGTGCAGGTAGAGCAGGGCCCGCTGCGGATCGGCGCCGGCGGCGCCCACCCACTCCGCCGGCCGGCCGCCGACCTCGCACGGGGTGCAGGTGACGCCCTCCGGCGGCGGCGCCAGCGCCGTCAGGTTCTCCATCGCCGCCCGCTGCTCGACGAAGCTCGCGTCGCGCGGAATGGGCTGGCCGCGCAGGAGATCGATCACCATCTGCAGCTCGGCGCTCGCCATGCTCTCCCCCGGGAAATCAACGATTTGTTGCCGTCGCGGAGAACGCAGCTAACCACACGCGCGCGGAATTGAGAAGGCGGCGACCGACGTCGCGATTGGGGCGCGCGCGGCCCCGTGGTACGAGCCCGGCCATGACGGATCGGGTGGACGACCTCCTGGCGCGGATGACGCTGGATGAGAAGCTCGCGCAGCTCGGCTGCGTCTGGTCGACGCAGCTCGTGGCCGACGACGCCTTCTCCCTGCCGCGGGCGAAAGAGCTGCTGCGCCACGGGACCGGCCACATCACGCGCATCGGCGCCTCGACCGGTCTGCGGCCGGCGGAGAGCGCCGCCTTCGCCAACGCCATCCAGCGCTTCCTGGTCGAGGAGACGCGGCTCGGCATCCCGGCCATCATCCACGAGGAATCGACCGCCGGCTTCACCGCCCGCGATGCCACCCAGTTCCCGCAGGCGATCGGCCTCGCCAGCACCTGGAACCCGGCGCTGCTCGAGGAGGTGGGGGCGGTGATCCGGGCACAGATGCTGGCGGTGGGGGCGCGGCAGACGCTGGCGCCGGTGCTCGACATCGCCCGCGACCCGCGCTGGGGGCGCACCGAGGAGACCTACGGCGAGGATCCGTACCTGGCCAGCCGCCTCGGCGTCGCCTACGTGCGCGGCGTGCAGGGCGACGACCTCGCCCGCGGCGTCGCCGCCACCGGCAAGCACTTCCTCGGCTACGGCGCCTCGGAGGGCGGCCTCAACCACGCGCCGGCGCACCTCGGACCGCGCGAGCTGCGCGAGGTCTACGCGCGGCCGTTCGCGGCGGCGATCCGCGAGGCGGGGCTGGCGTCGGTGATGAACGCCTACAACGAGATCGACGGCCTGCCCTGCGGCGGCTCGCGCGCCATCCTCGACGAGCTGCTGCGCGGCGAGCTCGGCTTCGACGGCGTGGTGGTCGCCGACTACTACACCACGGCGCTGCTCTGCGCCTTCCACGCCGTCGCCGCCGACAAGGGCGCCGCCGGGCGCCTGGCGCTGGCGGCGGGGCTCGACGTCGATCTGCCGCAGCTCGACTGCTTCGGCGAGCCGCTGAAGGCGGAGGTCGAAGCGGGCCGGGTGGCGCTGGCGCTGGTCGACCGCGCGGTGCGCCGGGTGCTGCGCCTGAAGGTCGCGCTCGGCCTCTTCGAGCGGCCGCTGGTCGATGCGGCGGCGGCGCCGGCGGTCTACCAGACGCCGGCGCAGCGGGCGCTGGCGCGCCGCGTCGCCCAGCAGTCGATCGTGCTGCTGAAGAACGACGCCGACCTGCTGCCGCTGTCGCCGTCGCTCGCCCGCCTCGCCGTCATCGGCCCCGCCGCCGACGACGTCCGCCTGCTGCAGGGCGATTACAGCTACCCGGCGCACCTCGAGATCATCTACCAGGGCGGCCGCCGCCGCCCGGCGGCCGACATCGCGCCGCGCCCCGACGCGGTCGCCTTCCGCCCCGGCCCCTACTTCGTGCCGATGATCACGCCGCTGGCGGGCATCAGCGCCGCGGTGAGCCCGCGCACCGAGGTGCGGCACGTCGCCGGCTGCGCGATCACCGGCGACGACGACAGCGGGATCGCCGCGGCGGTCGCGGCGGCGCGCGCCGCCGAGGTCGCGGTGGTGTGCGTCGGCGGCCGCTCCGGACTGCGACCGGAGTGCACCAGCGGCGAGTTCCGCGACGCCTCCGACCTCGGCCTCACCGGCGTGCAGCAACGGCTGGTCGAGGCGGTGGTCGCCAGCGGCACGCCCACCGTCGTCGTGCTGGTGAACGGCCGCGTCTTCGCGCTGCCCTGGATCGCGGCGCACGTGCCGGCGATCGTCGAGGCCTGGCTGCCCGGCGAAGAGGGCGGCGGCGCCATCGCCGACGTCCTCTTCGGCGCCGTCAATCCGTCCGGCCGGCTGCCGATCTCGATGCCGCGCACCGTCGGCCAGGTGCCGGTCTACTACGGCCACAAGTCGGGCGGCGGCCGCAGCCAGATGCTCGGCGATTACAGCGACGGCCCGACGACGCCGCTCTTCCCGTTCGGGCACGGGCTGTCGTACACGCGCTTCACCTACGCCGACCTCGCCATCGCGCCCGAGCGCGCCGACGCGACGGCGCCGATCGACATCCGCTGCGCGATCAGCAACGCCGGCCCGCGCGCCGGCGAGGAGGTGGTGCAGCTCTACGTCCGCGACGTCGTCGCCCGGGTCACCCGGCCGGTGATGCAACTGGTCGGCTTCGCCCGCGTCGGCCTGGAGGCGGGCGCCACCCGACACGTCACCTTCCGCCTCGACCCCAGTCAGCTCGCCTTCTTCGACGAGGCGATGCGCTGCGTCGTCGAACCCGGCGACTTCGACGTGCTGATCGGCGCCTCGGCCGCCGACATCCGCCTGCGCGGCCGCTTCACCATCGACGGCCCCGAACGGACCCTGACCATCCCGGACCTGGTCCCCACCGCCGTGACCTGCGCCGGCTGAACCGGCCCTTGCCCGGCGGGGCCGTGGGGGAATCGAAGCGGCGCGCGGATCGGCCGTCGGCGTCCCGCGGGATGCCAGGGGCGTGCGCTGCAGCAGCCGCCCGGTCCGGGCCGTCGGCGTTCGCCGCTTCCCAAAGGCGAGAAAAACTCCTTGAGACAGCTCTGCGCCGATGGGTATCGCTGGCGGTAGCTGGCAGTGGGCAGCGCCGGCCGGGGGGAACATTCGAGTCAACGGGGAGCCTCGAGGGGGGCCGTCCGGCCGGACTGACGCATCACCATCCCCAGGAGTGATCTGTGATGAGGAAGAGCATCGGATTGTTCACCGCCGCCGCACTGACCCTCAGCGGGTCGGTCACTTTCGCTCACGTCATCGACCCGGCCACGGACAAGGCCGCCGCCAAGCTGCGGGCCGACGTCGCCAAGCAGGTGGCGAAGTACACCTTCTGCCTCGTCAAGGCGGCGGCGGGTTGCGAGAAGGGCGGGGCGACCTCCGCCGTCGAGTGCAACCTCGGCACCGGCGCGGTCGCCTACGAGATGCCGGCCGGCGCCGCCACCGCCAAGTTCAACGCGGCGATCGGCAAGTGCGACGACAAGATGGTGCTGAGCAAGAAGGGCAACGACTACATCGGGATCGGCTGCCCCGGCGACTGCGACGCGGGCACGCCCGGCGTCCAGCAGTGCGCCGGCATGAGCGCCTTCGAAGCCTCGGTCGAGTCGGCGGCGGCCAGCAGCGCCAAGGGCCAGCTCGGATTGTTGGCCACCCTGATCGACCTCGCGTGCGGCACCGATCTGGGGGTTCCCAACACCGACCCGGCTCGCATCAAGTGCGCCACCGACCAGGCGAAGCTGATGAGCAAGTACGCGCAGGGCGTGTTCAAGTGCCAGGCCAAGTGCGAGAACGATTTCAAGAACAGCAAGGGCAATGGCGGCCCGAGCAACGGCGCCGAGTGCAAGGCCGGCGACGTGGGCGCCGCCCCGGCCTTCGCCACCTGCGTCAGCGCCGGGCTGGGCAAGGTGTCGCCGAAGTTCTCGCCCAGCGTGGCGGCGCTGGTGCCGGCCATCAACGCCGTGGTCAACGACGCCACCGGCGGCCTCTACAACCGCTTCGACCCCACCACGGCCGATCCCAGCGCCAGCCCGTGCGGCACCTGCGGCAACGCGACCCGCGAGGGCGCGGAGCAGTGCGACGGCGCGGACGACGCCTTCTGCGGCGGTCCGGCGTGCAAGCCGGATTGCACCTGCCCGTAAGCCATCGTCGGCGCGGCTCCAGGGGTGGCGGCCTTTCGGCCGCCACCCCGTCCGCGGCCAGCGGCGCGGGCGGCGCCCCCGCATCTCCGGCGCCTCGCCACGACACGCTCCCCGGTCCTGCCCACGATTCGAGCAGGACTGACTAGCGAAGGGGCATCGCCGCGAGCGTGATTCGAGTTCGCCGGGGCGGCTGGAACCCGTCCCGGGGTGGCATGCATCTCGCTCTCCGGTGCCTTCGCGACTAGGGTTCCGGCCGGCTCATACCCCGGCGACTGGTCCGAGGGTCGCGATCCGGCGACGTGCCGGACACACGGCGGGACAAAAGCCCGGGAGGAATGTCCGAGTGGGGGAACCCCTCGGTTGGGCCTCCTGACGCGGGGCGCCGCCGGGCGGGACTCCCGTCATCAGCACATGGGAGGACTGGCGATGCGCGAGACGACGAGGATCCGGATCACGGCGCTGCTCGGCGCGGTGGCGATGCTGGCGCTGCTCGGCGGCGGCACGGCGCGGGCGGAGGAGAAGAAGCAGTTCACCCTCGCCTGGACGATCTACGCCGGCTGGATGCCGTGGCCCTACGCCGCCGACGCCGGCATCGTGAAGAAATGGGCCGACAAGTACGGCATCGGCATCGACGTCGTGCAGGTCAACGACTACGTCGAGTCGATCAACCAGTACACCGCCGGCAAGTTCGACGCGGTGACGGTCACCAACATGGACACGCTGACGATTCCGGCCGCCGGCGGGGTCGACACCACGGTGGTGATCGTCGGCGACTACTCGAATGGCAACGACGGCATCGTGCTCAAGGACGGCAAGACGCTCGCCGACATCAAGGGCCGCAAGGTCAATCTGGTCGAGCTGTCGGTGTCGCACTACCTCCTCGCCCGCGGCCTGGCGAGCGTGAAGATGAGCGAGCGCGACGTGAAGACGGTCAACACCTCCGACGCCGACATCGTCTCCGCCGCGGCGTCGCCTGACGTCAACGCGCTCGTCACCTGGAACCCGCAACTGAGCGAAGTGGTCAAGATGCCGAAGATGACCGAGGTGTTCTCGTCGAAGCAGATCCCGGGCGAGATCCTCGATCTCGCCGTCGTCCACAGCGAGACGCTCAAGGACAATCCCAGCTTCGCCAAGGCGCTGGTCGGCGCCTGGTTCGAGACGCTGGCGCTGATGGCGAAGAACGACGACGCCGGCAAGGCGGCGCGCAGCGCGATGGCCAAGCTCTCGGGCACCGACCTCGCCGGCTACGATGCCCAGCTCGCGACCACCGCGATGTACTACGAGCCGAAGGCCGCCGTCGCGTTCACCAACAGCCCCGAGCTGATCAGGTCGATGGACCTGGTGCGCACCTTCTCCTTCGAGCACGGCCTGCTCGGCGAGGGCGCCAAGACCAAGGACGCCGTCGGCATCGCCTTCCCCGGCGACAAGACGCTCGGCGACGCCAAGAACATCAAGATGCGCTTCACCAGCCAGTACATGCAGATGGCCGCGGACGGGAAGCTGTAAACGGCGCGGCCACCGATGGACACCGAGCGCTCGTATTCGCGTCCGTCGCCGGCCATCGGTGCGTCCGTGGAGGCGTGATGGCGCGCCGCCTGATCAACCGCCGCCTCGACCGCCTCGGGCTGGTCACGCTCGGGCTGGCGCCGTTCCTGTTGCTGGTCGCGCTCTATGCCGGGGCGTCGGCGCTGCGGCACGCGGAGAACGACGGCGACAAGCTGCTGCCCACCGGGACGGCGTTCGTCGATGCGGTGCGGCGGGTGGCGATCGAGCCGGACGCGCGCACCGGCGACGTGCTGCTGTGGGCGGACAGCGCGGCGAGCCTGCGGCGACTGGCGCTCGGCCTGCTGGTGGCGACCACGCTGGGGATGATCGTCGGCGTCGCCACCGGCCTGATCCCCTACGTGCGCGCCGGCCTGTCGCCGCTGGTCGCCGTCGCCTCGATGGTCCCGCCGATGGCGCTGCTGCCGATCCTCTTCATCGTCTTCGGCCTCGGCGAGCTGTCGAAGGTGGTGCTGATCGTCATCGGCATCTCGCCCTTCATGATGCGCGACCTCGCCCTGCGCATCGAGGAGCTGCCGAACGAGCAGCTCGTCAAGGCGCAGACGCTCGGCCTCTCGTCGTGGCACATCGTCACCCGCGTCGTCGTGCCGCAGATGCTGCCGCGCCTGCTCGACGGGCTGCGCCTGTCGCTCGGCCCCGCCTGGCTGTTCCTCATCTCGGCCGAGGCGATCGCCGCCGAGGTCGGGCTCGGCTATCGGATCTTCCTGGTGCGGCGCTATCTGGCGATGGACGTCATCATCCCCTACGTGGCGTGGATCACGACGCTCGCCTTCCTCATGGATCTGACCCTGCGCGCCCTCAACCGCCGCGCCTTCCCCTGGCTCTACGTCGGACGCGAGGCCTGATGAGCACCGTGTCCGTCCGCAACCTCTGGAAGACCTACGACGGCCAGGTGGTGCTCGAACGCATCAACCTCGAGGTCGGCGCGCACGCGTTCGTCTCGATGGTCGGCCCGTCCGGCTGCGGCAAGACCACCTTCCTGCGCCTGCTCCTCAGCCAGGAGACGCCGAGCAGGGGCGAGATCCTGCTCGACGGCGCGCCGCTGGCGCCCGAGCCGACGCCCGACCGCGGCGTCGTCTTCCAGCGCTACTCCGTGTTCCCGCACCTGACGGTGCTCGAGAACGTCGCCCTCGGGCTCGAGGTCGAACACTCGCCCCTGCTCGGCCGCCTCTTCGGCGCCGCCCGCCGCGCGGTGTTCGCCCGCTGCCGCGAGATGCTCGACCACGTCGGGCTGCACGGCGCCGCCGACAAGTACCCGGCGCAGCTCTCCGGCGGCATGCAGCAGCGCCTCGCCATCGCCCAGACGCTGGTCAAGCGGCCGGCGCTGCTGCTGCTCGACGAGCCGTTCGGCGCCCTCGATCCCGGCATCCGCGCCGACATGCACGTCCTCATGCGCCGCCTCTTCGACGAGACCGGCATGACGGTGTTCATGGTCACCCACGACCTGCGCGAGGCCTTCCAACTCGGCACGCGCGTCCTCGCCTTCGACCGCCATCGCACCCGCGAAGAAGAGCGCGAGGCCTACGGCGCGACGATCATGTTCGACCTTCCGCTCGACCGCGACCGGCGTCGCCGCGAGGCCGAGCGCGAGATCGCGGCGCGGCTCGCCGCCGCCCACGCCAGCCAGGACGACCTGGCGCGCGATGCGGAGCCCCACGCCGGGCTCCACCTCGGGACGACCCGACGTTCCCCCGTCCTCGCCGGCGGGCATTGAGGGAGGTTTTCATGGTTACCGAGGCGGCTCTGTTCGAGGACGAGCTGGCCGGCGGCGCGCACTGGTCGTTCGTCGTGCGCCGCGGCACCATCCTGCGCCTGATCGACGTCGTCGGCGGCGCCAACGTCGGCATGCTCCTCTACAACCCGGCCAATCCGCTCGAGCGCTACAACATGCCGGACACGTTGAAGTGCCAGCACACCTTCAAGCTGACGCGCGGCCACTGCCTGTACTCCGACATGGGACGCATCTTCTGCTCGATCGTCGACGACAGCGTCGGCTGGCACGACACGGTCGGCGGCAATTCCACCCGCGCCGGCGTCGCCGCCCGCTGGGGCCACCGCTCCTACCAGGAGGCGCGCAACGAGTGGACGCAGAACGGTCACGACAGCTTCCTCGTCGAAGCGGCCAAGTACGGCCTCGGCCGCCGCGACCTCGCCGCCAACGTCAACTGGTTCAGCAAGGTGAGCGTCGCCGACGATGGCGCGATGACCTTCCACCCCGAGCACTCGCGCCCCGGCGACCACGTCGCGCTGCGCTTCGAGATGGACACGCTGGTGCTGCTGCACACCTGCGCCCACCCGCTCGACCCCGCGACCACCTATCCGCGGCGCCCCGTCCGCTACCAATTGCTCAGGGCGGAGCCGGTCGCCGCCGACGACTACTGCCGCAACGTCCGCCCCGAGAACTGGCGCGGCTTCGAGAACACCCGCCTCTACCACCTCGACCCGCCGCTGCCCGGCGACCCGCCGGCGCTGCCGCGCCCCTCCGAAAAGGCCGAGCCGCTGCGCGTCCGCACGCTCGCCAGCCCGCGCCTCGCCGCGGACGCCGTCTTCCGCCACGTCATCCCCGCCGGCGACTACTGGCTGCACCAGGTGCGCGAGGGCCAGGCGCTGCGCATCGTCGACCTCGAGGGCAACCAGTCCGCCGATACCCTCTTCTACGCCGCCGCCGATCCGGCGGAGCGCTACAGCGCCGTCGACACGCTGCGCGCGCAGCACAACATCTACCTCGGCGTCGGCACGCCGCTGCGCTCGACCGCCGGCCGCGTCATGCTGGAGATCGTCGCCGACACCGTCGGCCGCCACGACACCCTCGGCGGCGCCTGCGCCACCGAGTCGAACACCGTCCGCTACGCGCTCGAGAAGAAGACCATGCACGCCTGCCGCGATAGCTGGCTGCTCGCCGTCGGCGAACGCCCGGAGGTGGGCATCGGCAAGCGCGATTTCGGCCCCAACATCAATTTCTTCATGAACGTCCCGGTGACGCCCGACGGCGGCCTCACGTTCGCCGACGGCGTCTCCGGACCCGGCCAGTACGTCGAGATGAGGGCGGCGATGGACGTGTGGGTGCTGATCTCCAACTGCCCGCAGCTCAACAACCCCTGCAACGCCTACAATCCAACGCCGATCGAGGTGCTGATCTTCGATTCCTGAGCGGCGCCACGGAGGCGCGCGGCGACCGCCGCGATCCTCCGTGCTGCTCGATGGTTGACCCATGTTCGAGACGGTCCTGGTCGCCAATCGCGGCGCCATCGCCTGCCGCATCTTCCGGACGCTGAAGCGGATGGGCGTGCGCTGCGCCGCGGTGTACTCCGACGCCGACCGGCATGCGCGGCACGTCGCGATGGCCGACGTCGCGCTCGCCATCGGCCCGCCGCCGGCGGCGCGGAGCTATCTCGACGTCGACCGCATCGTCGCGGCGTGCCGCGCCAGCGGCGCCGAGGCGGTGCACCCGGGCTACGGCTTCCTGAGCGAGAACGCCGCCTTCGCCGAGCGCCTGGCGGCGGAAGGCATCCGCTTCATCGGCCCGCGCCCCGAGCACCTGCGCGAGTTCGGCCTCAAGCACACGGCGCGCGCCGCCGCCGAACGCTGCGGCCTGCCGCTGCTGCCGGGCACGGGGCTGCTCGCCGACGCCGCCGCCGCGGCCGACGCGGCGGAGCGCATCGGCTACCCGGTGATGATCAAGAGCACCGCCGGCGGCGGCGGCATCGGCCTGCAGCGCTGTCACGCGCCCGACCAGCTCGCCGCGCTGTTCGCCTCGGTGCAGCGGCTCAGCCGCAGCAACTTCACGGACGGCGGCGTGTACCTGGAAAAGTACGTGCCGCGCGCCCGCCACGTCGAGGTGCAGATCTTCGGCGACGGCCGCGGCGGCGTCCTGGCGCTCGGCGAGCGCGACTGCTCGCTGCAGCGCCGCCACCAGAAGGTGGTCGAGGAGACGCCGGCGCCGCGGCTGCCCGAGGCGACGCGGGCGGCGATGCTCGACGCCGCCGCGCGCCTCGGCCGCGACGTCGCCTACGAATCGGCGGGCACCGTCGAGCTCATCTACGACGACGACGCCGACGCCTTCTACTTCCTGGAGGTGAACACCCGCCTGCAGGTCGAGCACGGGGTCACCGAAGCGGTCACCGGCGTCGATCTGGTCGAGTGGATGGTGCGGCAGGCGGCCGGCGAGCTGCCGCCGCTGACGACGCTGGCGCCGACGGCGCGCGGCGCCGCGATCCAGGTGCGGCTCTATGCCGAGGATCCGGGCAAGAACTTCCTGCCGGCGTGCGGCCGCCTGACGCACGTCGCCTTCCCGCCCGAGGCGCGCGTCGACGCGTGGGTCGAGACCGGCACCGACATCACGCCGCACTACGATCCGATGCTGGCGAAGATCATCGTCCACGGCGACGACCGCGACGCCGCCCTCGCCCGCCTGCGCGCTGCCCTCGCCGCCACCGAGGTGTGGGGCGTCGAGACCAACCTGGCGTACCTCGCCGCCATCGCCGACTCGGAGCTGTTCGCCTCCGGCCGCGTCAGCACCGCCGCCCTGGCGTCGTTCCCCTTCGCCCCCGACACCGTCGACGTCCTCGCCCCCGGCGCCCAGAGCAGCCTGCAGGACTGGCCCGGCCGGCTCGGCTACTGGCACGTCGGCGTGCCGCCGAGCGGTCCCATGGATCCGCTCTCGCACCGCCTCGCCAACCGCGTCCTCGGCAACCCCGACGACGCGGCGACCCTGGAGATGACGCTCGCCGGCCCGAGCCTGCGCTTCAACCAGGACGCCGTCATCTGCCTCGCCGGCGCGGCGATGACGGCGGCGCTGGACGACGTGCCGGTGCCGTACTGGGAGGCAGTGCCGGTCGCCGCCGGCCAGGTGCTGACCCTCGGCCGCATCGCCGGCCCGGGTCAGCGCGCCTACCTCGCGGTGCGCCACGGCTTCGACGCGCCGCGCTACCTCGGCAGCCGCGCCACCTTCGCCCTCGGACACTTCGGCGGTCACGCCACCGGCGTGCTGCGCACCGGCGACGTGCTGCGCCTGCGCGCCGCCGGCGCCGGCGCGCCGCTCGCCGCGCCGTTGCCCGAGGCGCTGCGCCCGGCGCTGACCCGCGCCTGGGATCTCGGCGTGCTCTCGGGCCCGCACGGCGCGCCCGACTTCTTCACCGCCGACGACATCGCGACCCTGCTCGGCGCGTCGTACGAGGTCCACTTCAACAGCGCCCGCACCGGCGTGCGCCTGATCGGTCCGAAGCCGCAGTGGGCGCGCGCCGACGGCGGCGAGGCCGGCCTGCACCCGTCGAACATCCACGACAACGCCTACGCCGTCGG
Encoded proteins:
- the uca gene encoding urea carboxylase, with the protein product MFETVLVANRGAIACRIFRTLKRMGVRCAAVYSDADRHARHVAMADVALAIGPPPAARSYLDVDRIVAACRASGAEAVHPGYGFLSENAAFAERLAAEGIRFIGPRPEHLREFGLKHTARAAAERCGLPLLPGTGLLADAAAAADAAERIGYPVMIKSTAGGGGIGLQRCHAPDQLAALFASVQRLSRSNFTDGGVYLEKYVPRARHVEVQIFGDGRGGVLALGERDCSLQRRHQKVVEETPAPRLPEATRAAMLDAAARLGRDVAYESAGTVELIYDDDADAFYFLEVNTRLQVEHGVTEAVTGVDLVEWMVRQAAGELPPLTTLAPTARGAAIQVRLYAEDPGKNFLPACGRLTHVAFPPEARVDAWVETGTDITPHYDPMLAKIIVHGDDRDAALARLRAALAATEVWGVETNLAYLAAIADSELFASGRVSTAALASFPFAPDTVDVLAPGAQSSLQDWPGRLGYWHVGVPPSGPMDPLSHRLANRVLGNPDDAATLEMTLAGPSLRFNQDAVICLAGAAMTAALDDVPVPYWEAVPVAAGQVLTLGRIAGPGQRAYLAVRHGFDAPRYLGSRATFALGHFGGHATGVLRTGDVLRLRAAGAGAPLAAPLPEALRPALTRAWDLGVLSGPHGAPDFFTADDIATLLGASYEVHFNSARTGVRLIGPKPQWARADGGEAGLHPSNIHDNAYAVGTLDFTGDMPILLGPDGPSLGGFVCPLTVAQAELWKLGQLAPGDTVRFRLLDPDEAAALRAEQDRGIREGAAPAVAGAGRARVSSRPAPAARPPADAIIDTLDANGTAVCLRRAGDDYLLVELGAPQLDLTLRFQVHVLMEQVQALAPPGLIDLTPGIRSLQVHYDSRVLPLARLRGVLGDALSALPPVDDIAVPTRIVHLPLSWDDEATRLAIRKYQELVRPDAPWCPSNIEFIRRINGLADEDAVRAIVFGASYLVLGLGDVYLGAPVATPVDPRHRLVTTKYNPARTWTPENAVGIGGAYLCIYGMEGPGGYQFVGRTVQVWNTWRQTPNFTGDRPWLLRFFDQIRFFPVSAAELAAAREAFPHGAYAVRTEEAVFRLADYRRFLAEHAASIAAFKSTQQAAFAAERQHWRDLGLDAAVSEEPAAAPAPDEVPAGHVAVESPIPGNVWRILVAPGDRVHAGQVVALLESMKMEMEVLAPADGLVSEIQCQVGRTVGAGQHLLLLATE